A single region of the Fimbriimonadaceae bacterium genome encodes:
- the recN gene encoding DNA repair protein RecN — MITELSVENIAIIERATLSFGSGFTVLTGETGAGKSLLVDAIELALGARADAELVRAGASRAMVSVVFDLTHRPFIVERLRELGIELEDGGLFVQRELYAEGRSQCRIAGRTIPVSMLKQIGQLLVDLHGQHDHQSLLHPERHLEFLDAWIGEQAVGLQSTIRERHTRVQEFESRLRALRTGQREREQRVDMLRFQVEEIEQAQIRPGELAEMESLLGRLKHVEKLTAACRGGLQSLAEDEGNALDRLRVSVRELEEAATFDPDLEVRIEPIRSALYLLEDGMHDLRAYAEALESDPEVLENTAARIDTIKRILKKYGDDEELVLEFLDSASRELQLLEGDESSEVELTESLSGAKAELTKACDELTRVRKEKAKTFASLVATELHDLAMEKAKFEVKIEAKEPDATGADAVEYTFSANLGEPLRPLSKIASGGEMSRVMLALKTVLAGKAGVPTLIFDEVDSGLGGRAAAVVARKLEALSTHYQVVVISHVPQIASRASSQLRIEKLEERGRVATRVVALSEQERVEEIARMIGGETISESAIIHAKEMLMEQARG, encoded by the coding sequence ATGATCACCGAACTTAGCGTCGAGAACATCGCAATCATTGAGCGGGCGACTCTGTCGTTCGGCTCAGGCTTTACCGTGCTTACCGGTGAAACTGGCGCAGGCAAATCGCTGCTCGTGGATGCCATCGAGCTTGCGCTTGGAGCGAGGGCCGATGCCGAGCTGGTTCGGGCGGGGGCGTCTCGGGCGATGGTTTCGGTGGTCTTCGATCTCACCCACCGTCCCTTCATTGTCGAACGGTTGCGAGAGTTGGGGATCGAACTTGAAGACGGCGGCCTGTTCGTTCAGCGGGAGCTTTATGCGGAGGGGCGCTCGCAGTGCCGCATCGCCGGACGCACGATCCCCGTCTCCATGCTCAAGCAGATCGGGCAGCTTTTGGTGGACCTGCACGGACAGCACGACCATCAAAGTCTCCTTCACCCGGAAAGGCATCTGGAGTTTTTGGATGCGTGGATTGGGGAGCAAGCTGTTGGTCTTCAATCCACGATTCGTGAGCGGCATACGCGGGTACAAGAGTTTGAGAGTCGGTTGCGGGCGTTGCGCACGGGGCAGCGCGAACGTGAGCAGCGCGTCGATATGCTGCGGTTTCAGGTTGAGGAGATCGAACAAGCCCAGATTCGCCCAGGAGAGCTCGCTGAGATGGAATCCCTCCTTGGACGCCTGAAGCATGTCGAAAAGCTCACAGCGGCCTGCCGAGGGGGGCTGCAATCGCTTGCCGAAGACGAAGGGAATGCTTTGGACCGGCTGCGCGTGTCTGTGCGTGAGCTTGAGGAGGCTGCCACTTTCGATCCCGATTTGGAGGTTCGCATCGAGCCGATTCGCAGCGCTCTCTATTTGCTGGAGGATGGCATGCACGACCTTCGAGCCTATGCCGAGGCGCTGGAATCCGATCCCGAAGTCCTTGAAAACACTGCCGCCCGCATCGACACGATCAAGCGGATTCTCAAGAAATATGGCGACGACGAGGAGTTGGTGCTAGAGTTTCTGGATTCGGCGAGTCGGGAGTTGCAGCTATTGGAAGGGGACGAGTCCTCCGAGGTGGAGTTGACAGAGTCCTTATCCGGGGCGAAGGCTGAGCTTACGAAGGCCTGCGACGAATTGACAAGGGTACGCAAGGAGAAAGCGAAGACCTTCGCCTCGCTCGTCGCGACGGAGTTGCACGATCTCGCGATGGAGAAAGCGAAGTTTGAAGTGAAGATCGAGGCGAAAGAGCCGGATGCAACCGGGGCAGACGCGGTCGAATACACCTTCTCGGCGAACTTGGGCGAGCCGTTACGCCCCTTATCAAAGATCGCCAGCGGCGGCGAAATGTCGCGGGTGATGCTTGCCTTAAAGACGGTGTTGGCGGGGAAAGCTGGAGTGCCCACGCTCATCTTCGACGAGGTGGATTCTGGCCTTGGGGGGAGGGCGGCAGCGGTGGTTGCCCGCAAGCTGGAGGCCCTTTCGACTCACTATCAAGTAGTTGTGATTAGCCACGTGCCGCAGATCGCAAGCCGGGCGAGCTCACAGCTTCGAATTGAGAAGCTCGAAGAGCGCGGTCGGGTTGCAACGCGGGTCGTCGCGCTCAGCGAGCAAGAGCGGGTGGAGGAGATTGCCCGCATGATCGGCGGAGAGACGATTAGCGAATCGGCGATTATCCACGCAAAAGAGATGCTGATGGAACAAGCCCGCGGATAA
- a CDS encoding SprT-like domain-containing protein, protein MRKLLSRLVKAPEKSAQLSLDLDSREEPEGIEEYAVYLLDRLCAEFPMGYRPTVAWKKLRVTAGLAHTSEGKISLSSILLDSLEKVERTLKHEYAHLLAVARHGRRATGHGKAWRQAMSDLGEAPEIYHRYPAKRNQSRQRVGYVCGKCGITIVRKRKLPGRRKYLHAKCGGVVKFAWAEKMEDQ, encoded by the coding sequence GTGCGCAAACTCTTGAGTCGATTGGTGAAGGCTCCGGAAAAGAGCGCCCAGTTATCCCTCGATCTTGACTCGCGTGAAGAGCCGGAAGGCATCGAAGAGTATGCGGTCTATCTGCTCGACCGTCTTTGCGCTGAGTTTCCAATGGGCTATCGACCCACCGTTGCTTGGAAGAAGCTGCGGGTGACCGCCGGCCTTGCCCACACCTCTGAAGGAAAGATTAGTCTCAGCTCCATCCTGCTTGATTCGCTGGAGAAGGTCGAGCGCACCCTGAAGCACGAATACGCGCATCTTCTTGCCGTCGCACGGCACGGACGACGCGCCACTGGGCATGGCAAGGCGTGGCGACAGGCCATGTCTGACTTGGGGGAAGCGCCCGAAATCTACCATCGGTATCCGGCAAAGCGAAATCAAAGCCGTCAGCGCGTGGGCTATGTTTGCGGCAAGTGCGGCATTACGATTGTGCGCAAGCGAAAGCTGCCGGGGCGTCGGAAGTACCTGCACGCCAAATGCGGTGGGGTTGTCAAGTTTGCGTGGGCCGAGAAGATGGAAGACCAGTAG
- a CDS encoding NAD(P)H-hydrate dehydratase yields the protein MGEHPICPWICNAEESRELDRRARDEFGIPVQTLMERAGQAVFEALREMVPPRSKIVFVCGKGNNGGDGLVAARLAYGADFEVVCLVAASQKELSKDAHEQCDTAIEIGVQPIFVDDPIYRPHLLKLREASLIVDALLGTGARGNIEGILLDAIFAINESGVPVLSVDIPSGIDCDTGQSLGVNVRAKRTVTFGTPKPFLFQNVGAEESGIWDVADIGFPPALLHEPRSSRTVERQWVGERLPSRGRNSHKGANGSVLIVAGSPRMPGAATLAATAAYRAGAGLVTVAAMSSVCESVAKHLPEAILLPLPEMRGAVSPEAVSVVMDETRKYDSAVFGPGLSMTQTVRLFQSDLWKYWEVPSVIDADALNAVSVGVKLPKAPCVLTPHPGEMGRMMSVSATEIQAARFAFVRQAAKQFEKTVLLKGAYSLVAEGDEPTFVNTTGNPGMAVAGMGDVLSGVIATLLAQGLSSYEAAVCGMYWHGLAGDLCARQIGAIGYTASEVADALPKARATITST from the coding sequence ATGGGCGAACATCCTATCTGTCCGTGGATTTGCAACGCCGAAGAATCCCGCGAGCTTGATCGACGAGCGCGGGATGAGTTTGGCATTCCTGTACAAACGCTGATGGAACGAGCAGGGCAAGCCGTCTTTGAAGCATTGCGGGAGATGGTGCCGCCAAGAAGCAAGATCGTTTTCGTTTGCGGCAAGGGCAACAACGGTGGCGATGGACTTGTCGCTGCTCGTCTGGCATACGGAGCGGATTTCGAGGTTGTCTGCCTTGTGGCTGCCAGTCAGAAAGAACTCAGCAAAGATGCACACGAGCAATGCGATACGGCAATTGAGATTGGAGTCCAACCCATCTTCGTCGATGACCCTATTTATCGCCCCCATCTTCTCAAGCTCAGGGAAGCAAGCCTGATCGTGGACGCACTCCTAGGCACAGGTGCGAGAGGCAACATCGAGGGGATTCTGCTTGATGCGATTTTCGCGATCAACGAATCGGGTGTGCCTGTGCTTTCGGTGGACATCCCTTCGGGCATCGATTGCGATACGGGCCAGAGTCTTGGAGTGAACGTTCGCGCGAAGCGGACGGTGACTTTTGGAACCCCAAAGCCGTTTCTCTTTCAGAACGTTGGGGCCGAGGAGAGCGGTATTTGGGATGTCGCAGACATTGGATTTCCGCCTGCGCTTCTTCATGAACCCAGAAGTTCACGAACTGTCGAGCGGCAATGGGTCGGTGAGAGACTTCCATCGCGAGGCAGAAACAGCCACAAGGGTGCGAATGGATCTGTCCTGATTGTTGCTGGCAGCCCGCGCATGCCGGGGGCAGCAACGCTTGCCGCGACGGCGGCTTATCGCGCGGGCGCGGGTTTAGTCACGGTCGCGGCGATGTCATCGGTCTGCGAGTCGGTAGCTAAGCACCTCCCCGAAGCGATCCTTCTCCCCTTGCCTGAAATGCGCGGCGCGGTCTCGCCGGAGGCGGTTTCGGTTGTGATGGACGAGACTCGGAAGTACGACAGCGCGGTCTTCGGGCCTGGGCTTTCGATGACCCAGACGGTTCGGCTCTTCCAAAGCGATCTTTGGAAATATTGGGAGGTTCCGTCTGTAATCGATGCCGACGCGCTCAATGCGGTGAGCGTGGGCGTCAAACTGCCCAAAGCTCCCTGTGTCCTGACGCCGCACCCTGGAGAGATGGGCCGCATGATGTCGGTGTCGGCTACTGAGATACAGGCTGCACGCTTTGCGTTTGTGAGGCAGGCTGCTAAGCAGTTTGAGAAAACCGTGCTTCTGAAGGGGGCTTACAGCTTAGTTGCGGAGGGGGATGAGCCCACATTTGTCAACACCACAGGCAATCCAGGAATGGCGGTTGCGGGCATGGGCGATGTTCTGAGCGGAGTGATCGCTACCCTGCTCGCGCAAGGGTTATCGAGCTACGAGGCAGCGGTGTGCGGCATGTATTGGCACGGGCTTGCGGGCGATTTATGCGCGAGACAGATCGGGGCAATTGGCTACACGGCGTCAGAAGTCGCAGACGCTTTGCCCAAAGCCCGTGCTACCATTACATCAACGTGA
- a CDS encoding FHA domain-containing protein, with amino-acid sequence MRLPVILTVLFGLSVCAFAQTTIKLTMPTPGHRMVWVSETPPTGEPTDSLSFSGTEFEMKASSTGPETKLWVLDEETNNIAAKKLTELGSKWEIKPEDFTLLGLVTIRIEHKGERVESASVKIADGARGIDQILDSGSNGQIVVYGLMPGTLKAAVTYKSGDKTMDPLKQSFDIALKRSKPEVTLVVSISDPVTTIKPDATGGAKTGGGGEKPDEGKDTSSPIGKLVIYLMVLAGAVVAIFFVLKWFKNNPTLVQSKLDQLGVSTPKGGDPSMDPAAQVQAPTPLVPPPPQKIVLDDGDPSLGAPLPPTSASSSTAGSPIVQGGAPIFDPRLVGENGQLFTITDGEFTVGREGAHAVLLAGESTVSRNHAEITCSGQRITVKDTGSTNGTFVNGVQLHDEVELKPGDSVQFGSVRFRFEV; translated from the coding sequence GTGAGACTCCCCGTAATCCTGACAGTGCTGTTTGGCCTTTCTGTTTGCGCCTTCGCTCAAACCACGATCAAGCTCACGATGCCTACTCCTGGGCATCGGATGGTTTGGGTGAGTGAGACGCCACCCACTGGCGAACCGACCGATTCGTTGAGCTTTAGCGGTACTGAGTTTGAGATGAAGGCCTCTTCGACTGGGCCTGAGACGAAGCTTTGGGTCCTTGACGAAGAGACCAACAACATCGCCGCGAAGAAGCTAACCGAACTTGGCTCGAAGTGGGAGATCAAGCCGGAAGACTTCACGCTTCTTGGCCTTGTAACGATTCGCATCGAACACAAGGGGGAACGGGTGGAATCGGCATCGGTGAAGATTGCAGACGGCGCAAGGGGTATCGACCAGATTTTGGATTCTGGGAGCAATGGGCAGATCGTTGTTTATGGGCTTATGCCGGGGACCTTGAAAGCTGCTGTCACTTACAAGTCGGGCGATAAAACGATGGACCCGCTCAAGCAATCGTTTGACATTGCTCTGAAACGGTCAAAGCCGGAAGTGACCCTGGTGGTCTCCATTAGCGATCCCGTCACCACAATCAAGCCTGATGCGACAGGTGGCGCGAAGACCGGAGGCGGTGGAGAAAAGCCGGACGAGGGCAAGGACACCAGCAGCCCCATCGGCAAACTCGTTATCTATCTGATGGTGCTTGCAGGGGCAGTGGTAGCTATCTTCTTTGTCCTGAAGTGGTTCAAGAACAACCCGACGCTTGTTCAAAGCAAGCTTGACCAGCTTGGTGTCTCGACTCCAAAAGGTGGCGATCCGAGCATGGACCCAGCCGCCCAGGTGCAAGCGCCGACTCCGCTTGTTCCGCCACCACCGCAAAAGATCGTGCTTGACGATGGCGACCCGAGTCTGGGAGCCCCCCTCCCCCCGACCTCTGCTTCCTCTTCAACAGCGGGATCGCCCATCGTTCAGGGCGGAGCGCCGATCTTCGACCCTAGGCTTGTGGGTGAAAACGGACAGCTTTTCACGATCACCGATGGAGAGTTCACCGTCGGGCGTGAGGGAGCCCACGCGGTGCTTCTTGCCGGTGAATCTACGGTATCTCGGAATCATGCCGAGATTACATGTAGCGGACAGCGCATCACGGTGAAGGACACGGGAAGTACGAACGGCACGTTTGTGAACGGCGTCCAACTTCATGACGAAGTTGAACTAAAACCGGGTGACTCTGTGCAGTTTGGCTCGGTACGTTTCCGATTCGAAGTATAG
- a CDS encoding FHA domain-containing protein, with protein sequence MRQIFFKAFIAAVGGLIAWMIWEPQFPASAADKGAWAQNERWLMLTLGVLVGFALGATNGWAQGSKTHLIRMGLLGALCGAVAAVLGHSIAGAVYATTPDQFVVRMLTRAVALSLLGACIGAGVGLAGATGRRIVVGVLGGLIGGAIAGILFDPLALLLGDFIVQIKGGTERVVDGVTQRTTETGIVPRALYSILMPLFIGLFMGVLDRVVRTAWLRLNLGRNEGKEWVVDAQRTYIGRSEGAHVPLFGDSNIGPLHACIAKVGDNYILMDSGTPLGTFLNGQKVTQAPLFDGAQIQVGQNVLIFQLRAGSAPQRASEQYRSQAAYNPAHGQQPAPMPQPVGQPGSIFGNQPTSQPTMMQPGPQNATQVAPGQPMTPTLVAISGPLLGNRFPIGQMIEAGREAAGIGLSFDTMASRKHATFSFTPNGVVVTDLGSTNGTFVNDQRIQQQATIRPGDTVRIGVTTFRLE encoded by the coding sequence ATGAGGCAGATCTTCTTTAAGGCGTTCATAGCGGCAGTCGGCGGCCTCATCGCGTGGATGATTTGGGAGCCCCAGTTCCCTGCGTCTGCAGCAGATAAGGGGGCGTGGGCTCAGAATGAACGCTGGCTGATGCTTACTCTCGGCGTTCTCGTGGGCTTTGCCCTGGGAGCGACCAATGGCTGGGCTCAAGGCAGCAAAACGCACCTTATTCGCATGGGCCTCCTGGGTGCGCTTTGCGGAGCAGTAGCAGCGGTGCTTGGGCACAGCATTGCAGGGGCCGTCTACGCCACCACACCCGACCAGTTTGTCGTACGCATGCTAACCCGCGCGGTGGCCCTGAGTCTGCTTGGCGCGTGCATCGGCGCGGGAGTTGGGCTTGCGGGAGCGACGGGTAGACGCATTGTCGTTGGCGTTCTTGGTGGGCTTATCGGGGGCGCAATCGCGGGAATTCTGTTTGATCCTTTGGCGCTTCTCCTTGGCGACTTCATCGTGCAGATTAAAGGCGGCACCGAAAGGGTCGTCGATGGCGTCACGCAGCGGACAACCGAGACGGGCATCGTCCCACGTGCGCTTTACTCCATTCTGATGCCCTTGTTTATCGGGCTCTTTATGGGCGTTCTCGACCGGGTGGTGAGAACGGCTTGGCTACGGCTGAACCTTGGGCGCAATGAGGGGAAAGAGTGGGTGGTGGACGCTCAGCGCACCTATATCGGGCGCAGTGAGGGCGCACATGTGCCGCTTTTTGGCGACTCAAACATCGGACCGCTCCACGCCTGCATCGCCAAGGTCGGCGACAACTACATTTTGATGGATTCGGGGACTCCGTTGGGGACTTTCTTGAACGGTCAAAAGGTCACCCAAGCCCCGCTCTTCGACGGAGCCCAAATCCAAGTTGGGCAAAACGTGCTCATTTTTCAGCTTCGGGCGGGTTCGGCTCCTCAGCGAGCTTCTGAGCAGTACCGATCACAGGCCGCCTACAATCCGGCACATGGGCAGCAACCTGCACCAATGCCACAACCCGTGGGGCAGCCGGGGTCGATCTTTGGCAACCAACCCACGAGCCAACCGACCATGATGCAGCCAGGCCCGCAAAACGCAACCCAAGTGGCCCCCGGGCAACCCATGACGCCGACCCTTGTGGCGATCTCGGGACCGCTGCTGGGAAATCGCTTCCCCATTGGGCAGATGATTGAAGCAGGCAGAGAAGCCGCAGGCATCGGACTGAGCTTCGACACCATGGCATCACGCAAGCATGCGACCTTTTCGTTTACGCCAAATGGGGTCGTTGTCACCGATCTTGGCAGTACGAACGGAACGTTCGTCAACGATCAACGTATTCAACAGCAAGCAACGATCCGACCTGGCGATACCGTCAGAATAGGTGTTACCACCTTCCGACTTGAATGA
- a CDS encoding VWA domain-containing protein: protein MNSDPNKTVIGSVPSYGDPMKTQAMPSFDPNKTAIGAAPTAFDPNRTAAMGSTVGGLAPGQKALTVTVTPSRTATMANGPAREQFLVEFITPGDPGQALGYSSGARTPMNLCLVIDRSGSMEGTPLEYVKQACNFVVDLLGPDDILSIVTFEETVDVLMPPQRVTQKQPVKEGISRLQAGNTTNLYDGLALAVQQVLQVQDPGRATRLVVLTDGDPTAGIKDFQSLVSHAAEIKNRGVTVTFLGFGPDYNEELIASMAKKAGGNYYYIPRPELIPEIFRTELEKLMTVVARNLKLDFKLARWVKMRSTQPQPVGAGDRDYSLQMVDIERGTTMQQVIDLEFPNHPLGHYRAAGGKLTYDDCLTGRTETIDIDLVMEFTADAARYGAPVHARVRQAADIQAASRVVEKTIMGLKTGQITAMGAVSELQKTQMLLLNEGRTAEAQEVTMALRAIQSGDTGGAEKTLIGTMLNLDQGKKSN from the coding sequence ATGAACTCCGATCCGAACAAAACCGTTATTGGCTCCGTGCCCAGCTACGGCGACCCGATGAAGACGCAAGCCATGCCGTCGTTCGACCCGAACAAGACGGCGATTGGCGCTGCACCCACGGCGTTTGACCCCAACCGTACCGCTGCGATGGGCAGCACCGTCGGTGGACTTGCGCCTGGACAAAAGGCGCTGACGGTTACAGTAACGCCAAGCCGCACCGCCACCATGGCAAACGGACCGGCGCGCGAGCAGTTTTTGGTCGAGTTCATTACACCCGGCGATCCTGGGCAAGCGCTCGGTTACTCCTCAGGCGCACGAACACCGATGAACCTTTGCCTCGTCATCGACCGTTCGGGCTCGATGGAGGGGACGCCGCTGGAGTACGTCAAGCAGGCGTGTAACTTTGTCGTCGACCTCTTGGGGCCGGACGATATCCTCAGCATTGTCACCTTTGAGGAGACAGTGGATGTGCTGATGCCTCCGCAGCGCGTGACCCAAAAGCAGCCCGTCAAAGAGGGAATTTCGCGCCTGCAGGCCGGAAACACCACCAACCTTTACGATGGCCTTGCCCTTGCCGTGCAGCAAGTGCTTCAGGTTCAAGACCCTGGTCGGGCAACGCGCTTGGTCGTCCTCACGGACGGTGACCCGACCGCCGGGATTAAGGATTTTCAATCGCTGGTTTCCCATGCTGCTGAGATCAAGAATCGGGGCGTAACGGTTACGTTCCTTGGGTTTGGACCGGACTACAACGAAGAGTTGATTGCCTCGATGGCGAAGAAGGCAGGCGGAAACTATTACTACATCCCGAGACCGGAACTGATCCCTGAGATCTTCCGCACGGAGCTTGAAAAGCTGATGACGGTGGTTGCGCGCAACCTCAAACTCGACTTCAAGCTCGCGAGATGGGTGAAGATGCGCTCGACGCAGCCGCAGCCCGTCGGCGCTGGCGACAGGGACTATTCCTTGCAGATGGTGGATATTGAGCGTGGGACGACCATGCAGCAAGTCATCGACCTGGAGTTTCCAAACCACCCACTTGGGCACTATCGCGCGGCGGGCGGAAAGCTGACCTATGACGACTGCCTTACCGGACGGACGGAAACCATCGACATTGATCTCGTCATGGAGTTCACGGCTGACGCGGCTCGCTATGGCGCTCCGGTGCATGCGCGAGTGCGTCAAGCGGCGGACATTCAGGCCGCATCGCGCGTCGTTGAAAAGACGATCATGGGCTTGAAGACCGGGCAGATTACGGCGATGGGCGCGGTTTCCGAGCTGCAAAAGACGCAGATGCTCTTGCTCAACGAGGGCCGTACTGCCGAAGCTCAAGAGGTTACGATGGCGCTTAGGGCAATCCAGTCGGGCGATACCGGCGGAGCCGAGAAGACGCTGATTGGGACGATGTTGAACCTGGATCAGGGCAAGAAGAGTAATTAG
- a CDS encoding phosphodiester glycosidase family protein, whose protein sequence is MIALLTACVLATPAPPVASPIAYEKVKIGKATYHVVTANLKSGRVAAETVHWPKLTSVWNLISKSKPSAAITGTFFAYDSQRPVADVLVDGELLSMGSLGTAIAVDWYGKVTIFDIPKSQKVDWGLYRYGLRGTVRVVTNGKVQPNPQAQKFKDKRLWGKAARTGIGVTTAGKLLLIATTNQVSLTELGQAMTSRKVKNGISLDGGGSTCLYFKGNLVVPTSRPLNNMFLVREVSEGFDYGDFGGGTARQ, encoded by the coding sequence ATGATCGCATTATTGACCGCATGTGTACTCGCAACCCCGGCCCCGCCGGTGGCCTCCCCGATCGCCTATGAGAAGGTGAAGATCGGCAAGGCGACGTACCATGTCGTCACAGCAAACCTAAAGTCGGGCCGAGTTGCAGCAGAAACGGTCCACTGGCCCAAGTTGACCTCGGTGTGGAATCTCATCTCGAAGTCAAAGCCCAGCGCAGCGATCACAGGCACTTTCTTCGCTTACGATTCCCAAAGGCCCGTCGCCGATGTCCTCGTGGATGGCGAACTGCTCTCGATGGGTTCTTTAGGGACGGCAATCGCCGTCGATTGGTACGGAAAGGTCACCATCTTCGATATCCCGAAGTCGCAAAAAGTTGACTGGGGTCTCTATCGGTACGGACTTCGCGGGACTGTAAGAGTCGTGACCAACGGCAAGGTGCAACCCAATCCCCAAGCTCAAAAGTTCAAAGACAAACGTCTCTGGGGCAAGGCTGCGCGCACCGGTATCGGCGTGACGACTGCGGGCAAGCTGCTTCTGATCGCCACAACCAACCAGGTTTCATTGACCGAACTCGGTCAAGCCATGACATCGCGTAAGGTCAAAAACGGGATCAGCCTTGATGGTGGCGGCTCCACATGCCTCTACTTCAAGGGCAACCTTGTGGTGCCGACCAGCCGCCCGCTCAACAATATGTTCTTGGTCCGCGAAGTCTCTGAAGGCTTCGATTACGGCGACTTCGGCGGCGGAACTGCGAGGCAGTAG
- a CDS encoding peptidoglycan DD-metalloendopeptidase family protein, protein MKRLTLLFTVFALVGVLLAIAAAQQKPTPTKSTPSASEGELKNDLNRLENKRTEASRELNRTRKAVRAVRGDINQIDNRLGKLEDDLSYTVNSLNKGISEQARLKKELEQATVELGNTKEKLRSRLKWMYMHGDAAAVSVLAKAKNFGDFASRSYTIKRIAAADRRLFEDYKDLQASITKKKQRQDQLVVEVRDLKSRQESQQVDLKSARNDKAYVLGELRDKQQDLEKLVRQLDAEAASITAQINAYNNSSGRTNNLQPFKGKFSSPVAGRVTSGYGMRHHPILKRNRLHAGIDYGAKSGTPIKAAADGVVITSQYSNGYGNMVVIDHGGNISTLYGHCSKVYVKAGQKVSRGEKIAAVGSTGLATGPHLHFEVRVNGKPVNPAGWL, encoded by the coding sequence ATGAAACGGTTGACCCTCCTCTTCACCGTTTTTGCCCTCGTTGGCGTTCTCCTCGCCATTGCCGCGGCCCAACAAAAGCCTACACCAACAAAAAGTACGCCCAGCGCATCCGAAGGCGAACTCAAGAACGATCTCAACCGGCTGGAGAACAAACGCACCGAAGCAAGCCGTGAGCTCAACCGAACGCGCAAAGCCGTCCGGGCGGTTCGTGGAGACATCAACCAGATCGATAATCGCCTGGGCAAGCTTGAGGACGACCTTTCCTACACCGTCAACTCTCTGAACAAGGGGATTTCTGAGCAGGCACGACTGAAAAAGGAGCTTGAGCAAGCCACCGTCGAACTGGGCAACACCAAAGAGAAGCTCCGGTCAAGGCTGAAGTGGATGTATATGCACGGCGATGCCGCCGCCGTATCCGTACTCGCCAAAGCTAAAAACTTCGGCGACTTTGCCTCGCGCAGCTACACGATCAAACGCATCGCCGCCGCCGACCGCCGACTGTTTGAAGACTACAAAGACCTTCAGGCCAGCATCACCAAGAAGAAGCAGCGCCAAGACCAGTTGGTCGTCGAAGTCCGCGATCTCAAGAGTCGACAAGAGAGCCAACAGGTCGATCTTAAGTCGGCGAGGAACGACAAGGCGTACGTGCTTGGGGAGCTGCGCGACAAGCAGCAAGACCTCGAAAAGCTGGTTCGGCAGCTTGATGCCGAAGCCGCTTCAATCACCGCTCAGATCAACGCTTACAACAACTCCTCAGGACGCACCAATAACCTTCAACCGTTCAAAGGCAAGTTCTCCAGCCCCGTCGCCGGACGTGTGACGAGCGGCTATGGGATGAGGCATCACCCCATCCTAAAGCGTAATCGTCTTCATGCCGGGATCGACTACGGCGCAAAGAGTGGCACCCCCATCAAAGCCGCCGCCGACGGCGTTGTCATCACCTCTCAATACTCAAACGGCTACGGAAACATGGTCGTCATCGACCACGGCGGCAACATCTCGACCCTCTATGGACACTGCTCGAAGGTGTATGTGAAAGCTGGCCAGAAGGTCTCTCGCGGAGAGAAGATCGCGGCAGTAGGCTCAACCGGACTTGCCACCGGTCCCCACCTCCATTTCGAGGTTCGGGTGAACGGAAAGCCCGTGAATCCGGCAGGCTGGCTGTAG
- a CDS encoding permease-like cell division protein FtsX — MLDRIAFLIGEAAMALRRNGWMTFAAVSTVAVSLFLVGGLGYGYIKIDEYAKRIGGTFEIRAYLQDGVEKEAISATAQKLRKMPGVKSVTWVPRDHAWEKMQKELGTAYKDIENPLPDSYKVILSDVSQGPAVAAELNKVKELQDVAYDENVQGFLTNIQTAIKWLGFTLVALMVLTAGVLIFNAIRLTIVARRREIRIMQLVGAPYLMVRIPFLIEGAVQGLVGGLIGTLILMPCHDLIAARVSEIQFGEAASFPFATMATVLMVCGGLYGLICSALAVAGPMKLERGAA, encoded by the coding sequence GTGCTGGATAGAATCGCATTCCTGATCGGAGAAGCCGCCATGGCCCTGCGCCGAAACGGTTGGATGACGTTTGCTGCCGTTTCGACCGTCGCGGTATCGCTCTTTCTGGTGGGCGGTTTAGGCTACGGCTATATCAAGATCGACGAATACGCCAAGCGCATCGGGGGCACATTCGAGATTCGGGCGTACCTACAAGACGGCGTCGAGAAGGAAGCCATCTCCGCCACTGCCCAAAAGCTCCGCAAGATGCCAGGGGTCAAGTCGGTTACTTGGGTGCCCCGAGACCACGCTTGGGAGAAGATGCAGAAGGAGCTTGGCACGGCCTACAAGGATATCGAGAACCCCCTGCCCGACTCCTACAAGGTCATCCTCAGCGATGTCTCCCAAGGGCCAGCCGTCGCAGCCGAATTGAACAAGGTGAAAGAGCTCCAAGATGTCGCCTACGACGAAAACGTTCAAGGATTCCTAACCAATATCCAAACCGCCATCAAATGGCTCGGATTTACCCTCGTCGCGTTGATGGTCCTGACTGCCGGAGTCCTCATTTTTAACGCGATCCGGCTCACCATCGTGGCAAGGCGGAGAGAGATCCGCATCATGCAGCTTGTCGGTGCGCCCTACTTGATGGTGCGGATTCCTTTCTTGATCGAGGGCGCGGTCCAAGGACTTGTGGGAGGATTAATCGGTACCCTTATACTCATGCCCTGCCATGATCTCATCGCCGCAAGGGTCTCCGAAATCCAGTTCGGTGAAGCCGCTTCGTTCCCCTTTGCAACCATGGCAACGGTGCTCATGGTCTGCGGTGGACTGTACGGGCTGATCTGTTCTGCCTTGGCTGTGGCGGGCCCGATGAAGCTTGAAAGAGGTGCGGCATGA